TACTCTTATCGTTTTTCTTTTTACAAAACAACGCACTTACAGAACTTGAAGATTTTGTTAAAAGTATGCCAAAAGAAGAAAACAAAGATATTAATAATGCAACTATCCTATCTTATGAGCTTACAGAAAACCTAAAAACACTTCAAAAAGAATACGCAGACCTTACAAAAGACTGTAATGACAAGATTCATCTCTACTCTTTAATTTTAAATAGTATTGAAGAGCCAATTCTTGTAATAAGAAAAAATGGCGAAATCTCTTACAAAAATAAAAAAGCATTAGAAATTCTTAAAATTAAAGAAAAAGGTTTATTCTATGAAGCAATAAGAAATACAGATCTGCTAAATATTATTTCTGAAGCATTGCAATCATGGGCAACAAAAACAAATACTATTGAGATAAATAACTCTACTTATTACGTAAAAAGTTACCATATTGACTTTGAAAACAACAACTCAGTTATCTTTATTCTCAGGAAAGAAACAACTCTTGAAAAAGATGCACTTGTTAAAACAGAATTTCTTGAGGCTGTCTCTCACGAAATGAAAACTCCACTATCATCAATTATTGCAACGCTTGAAATTATTGAAAATGAATCATTTATCAAGAAAGGTGGAGAGAAATTCCTTAAGATACTAAAAGATAACACGCTGAGGTTATCAAATCTCATTGAACGTATCTTAAAACTAAGCGAAATTGATTCATTTGGAGGAAGTTTTAACGAAATTGTAGACTTAAAAAAGATTGCAGAGTCAATTAAAAGCAGATTTGAGCTGATCTGTAAGAAAAGGGGGTTATCTTTGTTAGTTAAGGCAGATAGCATTCATTTAAAGGGGAATTCATACTTTATAGAAGATATTTTAAATAATCTTGTTGAAAATGCTATTAAATATACAGAAGTTGGAAGAATTGAGATTGAAATCAAAAAAGAAGATGATGTAGCTATCGTTGAGGTAAAAGACACTGGGAGAGGCATTAAAGAAGGGAATCTTAACAAAGTATTTGAACCATTTTATAGGGAAGATAAATCAAGAAATGAAGCATTAAAAGGCACAGGATTGGGACTTACAATAACCAAAAAGCTCGTTACCCAAATGAACGGAGAGATTGAAGTAGAAAGTAAAGTTGGTATTGGCACAACTTTTAGAGTAAAATTCCATTTATCAAATTGAAAAATTTAAAAGTTAACAGAATTTAACCATTTTTTAACCAAATTTTAACTGAATTTTCTTGTTTTGTAAAACACACATAATAGAATATAATGGAGGTGGAATATGAAGAAGGTGGCTAAAAAGTTAGTATTAGTTGTAACACTTTTTGTATTAGTCGTTGTTGCATTTACAGGGTGTACTACATCAACGGTGAAGGAAAAAACAAACATTTCTATCAATGGTTCAACAACTGTTTTTCCTATTGTTCAGAAAGCCGCAGAAGTTTACATGGACAAACACCCTAATGTAAACATTACTGTTGAAGGAACTGGTTCTGGTAATGGTATCGCTGCAATAATAGATGGTATCTGCGACATTGCAAGCTCTTCAAGAGAAGTAAAACAGAGTGAATTTGACAATGCCAAGGCAAAAGGCATAACGCTTAACCCAATCCCAATTGCTTTAGATGCACTTTCTGTTGTTGTTCACCCATCCAACCCAGTAAATAACCTTACAAAAGATCAAGTAGCAGATATCTTCACAGGCAAAATTACCAATTGGAAAGATGTTGGTGGAAAGGATGCGGAAATCGTTGTTGTATCAAGGGATACCTCATCTGGCACATACGGATCATTTATGGAACTTGCTCTTCCACATGATGCAAAAATAACAGATAAAGCGCTTTACCAATCTTCAAATGCAACCGTAAGGAGTGCAGTTGCTACAAATGAAAATGCCATAGGTTATATTGGCTTAGGCTATGTTGACGAATCAGTTAAAGCACTTTCTTACAACGGAGTAGCTCCAAATGTAGAAAATGTAAGAAATAAAACTTATGGGCTTTCAAGAGAACTCTTTTTAGTGGTAAACGGTGAACCAACAGGAGAGATTAAGAATTTCATTGATTTTGTCCTTTCCGACGAAGGACAAACAATTATTGAAGAAGTAGGCTTTATTAGAATTAAGTAAAAATATGAAGAGGAATGCCGACAGAATAATTTTTACAATTATTGCTTACGTATCTTTCATAATACTTTTGGGAATTATCACCTTAATTGCAATAGAAGGCATTCCTTTACTTAAAACATACTCCCTAAAAGAACTCGTTTTTGGAAAAGAGTGGAGGCCAACTCAAACACCTCCACTCTTTGGCTTTTTACCTTCAATTGTTTCAACTTTTTATATTGCAGTTTTTTCAATGCTTTTTGCAGTTCCCATATCTTTAGGCAGTGCAATCTATCTATCAAAACTTGCAAGTCCTCAAGTTAGAAGTTTTTTAAAACCAACAATCGAACTTCTTGCAAGTATACCTTCAGTTATATATGGATCTTTTGCAATGCTCTTTTTATCACCTATCATAAAAAATATCTTCCATCTTCCAACAGGTCTAACCGGCCTTAACGCAAGCATAATCTTGGCAATTATGTCAATACCTACAATAATTACACTTGCAGATGATGCGATTTCCC
Above is a window of Caldisericaceae bacterium DNA encoding:
- the pstC gene encoding phosphate ABC transporter permease subunit PstC; protein product: MKRNADRIIFTIIAYVSFIILLGIITLIAIEGIPLLKTYSLKELVFGKEWRPTQTPPLFGFLPSIVSTFYIAVFSMLFAVPISLGSAIYLSKLASPQVRSFLKPTIELLASIPSVIYGSFAMLFLSPIIKNIFHLPTGLTGLNASIILAIMSIPTIITLADDAISLTPKEEELASFGLGASKYQTIMKVTIPSALPGIFAAITLGFGRAIGETMAVLMASGNSIRIPSSILEPMRPITASIALEMAETPVGSLHYRALFMLGFVLLIFVLLFNMLSRYLRKIYIKRLYG
- a CDS encoding HAMP domain-containing histidine kinase, whose protein sequence is MTVFLFSLAVLLLLSFFFLQNNALTELEDFVKSMPKEENKDINNATILSYELTENLKTLQKEYADLTKDCNDKIHLYSLILNSIEEPILVIRKNGEISYKNKKALEILKIKEKGLFYEAIRNTDLLNIISEALQSWATKTNTIEINNSTYYVKSYHIDFENNNSVIFILRKETTLEKDALVKTEFLEAVSHEMKTPLSSIIATLEIIENESFIKKGGEKFLKILKDNTLRLSNLIERILKLSEIDSFGGSFNEIVDLKKIAESIKSRFELICKKRGLSLLVKADSIHLKGNSYFIEDILNNLVENAIKYTEVGRIEIEIKKEDDVAIVEVKDTGRGIKEGNLNKVFEPFYREDKSRNEALKGTGLGLTITKKLVTQMNGEIEVESKVGIGTTFRVKFHLSN
- a CDS encoding PstS family phosphate ABC transporter substrate-binding protein, which encodes MKKVAKKLVLVVTLFVLVVVAFTGCTTSTVKEKTNISINGSTTVFPIVQKAAEVYMDKHPNVNITVEGTGSGNGIAAIIDGICDIASSSREVKQSEFDNAKAKGITLNPIPIALDALSVVVHPSNPVNNLTKDQVADIFTGKITNWKDVGGKDAEIVVVSRDTSSGTYGSFMELALPHDAKITDKALYQSSNATVRSAVATNENAIGYIGLGYVDESVKALSYNGVAPNVENVRNKTYGLSRELFLVVNGEPTGEIKNFIDFVLSDEGQTIIEEVGFIRIK